The proteins below are encoded in one region of Rhinolophus sinicus isolate RSC01 linkage group LG07, ASM3656204v1, whole genome shotgun sequence:
- the TECTB gene encoding beta-tectorin, giving the protein MVLRAFVLLAVFVEASAKSCTPNKADVILVFCYPKTIITKIPECPYGWEVHQLALGGLCYNGVHEGGYYQFVIPDLSPKNKSYCGTQSEYKPPIYHFYSHIVSNDSTVIVKNQPVNYSFSCTYHSTYLVNQAAFDQRVATVHVKNGSMGTFESQLSLNFYTNAKFSIKKEAPFVLETSEIGSDLFAGVEAKGLSVRFKVVLNSCWATPSADFMYPLQWQLINKGCPTDETILVHENGKDHRATFQFNAFRFQNIPKLSKVWLHCETFICDSEKLFCPVTCDKRKRLLRDQTGGVLVVELSLRSRGFSSLYNFSDVFYHLIVMLGIWAVL; this is encoded by the exons ATGGTGCTGAGGGCCTTTGTGCTGCTGGCCGTCTTTGTGGAAGCCTCTGCGAAATCATGCACTCCAAATAAAGCAG ATGTCATTCTTGTGTTTTGTTATCCCAAAACCATCATCACCAAAATCCCTGAGTGTCCCTATGGATGGGAAGTACATCAGTTGGCCCTCGGAGGGCTGTGTTACAATGGGGTCCATGAAGGAggttactaccaatttgtaatcccagaTTTGTCACCTAAAAACAAGTCTTACTGTGGAACGCAGTCTGAG tACAAGCCCCCCATCTACCACTTCTACAGCCACATCGTTTCCAATGACAGCACCGTGATTGTGAAGAACCAGCCCGTGAACTATTCCTTCTCCTGCACCTACCACTCCACCTACTTGGTGAACCAGGCTGCCTTCGACCAGAG AGTGGCCACTGTTCACGTGAAGAACGGGAGCATGGGCACATTTGAAAGCCAATTGTCTCTCAACTTCTATACT AATGCCAAGTTCTCCATTAAGAAAGAAGCCCCTTTTGTCCTGGAGACGTCCGAAATTGGTTCAGATCTGTTTGCAGGAGTAGAAGCCAAAGGGTTAAGCGTTAG GTTTAAAGTGGTTTTGAACAGTTGTTGGGCCACACCCTCGGCTGACTTCATGTACCCCTTACAGTGGCAGCTGATCAACAAGGG CTGCCCCACAGATGAAACAATCCTCGTGCATGAGAACGGGAAAGACCACAGGGCGACCTTCCAATTCAATGCTTTCCGGTTCCAGAACATCCCTAAACTCTCCAAGGTTTGGTTACATTGTGAGACGTTCATCTGTGACAGTGAGAAGCTCTTCTGCCCCGTG ACTTGTGACAAACGGAAGCGCCTCCTCCGGGACCAGACAGGAGGTGTCCTGGTCGTGGAGCTCTCCCTCCGTA GCAGGGGATTCTCGAGTCTCTATAACTTCTCAG ACGTTTTCTACCACCTCATCGTGATGCTGGGGATTTGGGCCGTGTTATAG